The Mustela lutreola isolate mMusLut2 chromosome 3, mMusLut2.pri, whole genome shotgun sequence genome includes a region encoding these proteins:
- the AMER3 gene encoding APC membrane recruitment protein 3 translates to MELKRGKTFIKSSLQISHEKPPDPSATSLAREDTSPWSVSPGGQQRPYCERAPQVSPSTQGYDRCSNNGAELEPQVGAAAFCGATFKLVRKSKTHNCVPEAGRASTATRQLVGSASFPGPPGSQRMIDYRHFVPQMPFVPAVAKSIPRKRISLKRPKKCFRNLFHIRRNKTENLASLVTKGESLSSLGEPSEDGGQPGKTFFPLGEGLGPDSLCQDLSDSELLPDSSFDLCRALCEDVASLKSFDSLTGCGEIFADENSVPSLELNEGPESPAQVSQILESKVLRGPFQGSVEQLASPAQNEMSDFAKFWDSVNHSVRQQHRALLGPWLGGPQGTDTDRPRLDAAGLAELPLCPCRDPHSGSKASSIDTGTPKSEQPESVSTSDEGYYDSFSPGLEEDKKEASSSGTPAAAFPRDSYSGDALYELFYDPSEGPIGPSLDDDLCVSESLSGPALGAPLSMCSFHVGAEENLAPAPGPDLLSQGFLQSSWKGKECLLKLCDTELAITMGIINWLRRGPELRTPPASAPGETATSPRRQAENLGAGSEEKGPDPVKLEGRGPGASDAGRTTVGSAPSRQELWAHSHPKGLLAGESKITGGSKQGTSTPPRDSSLECAQVSGEGGTQGCHEGLFSSLGCETSATTDTSSKNKIPNPWPGFQEPRPPGNLECFQDPWRPDPGRTILDVEPPLIGCVAQVAALHIHPDCQPPSIHLPRQDTNNGLCRQPQTRGPDILQQKQPNKFPSMPVVCGLPSLANPLHSPQDQRCAGHILDLSQLRVEPTRMDAQAYHVSMDDQPLQLSSRAVEQAAPRGRLDS, encoded by the coding sequence ATGGAGCTGAAGAGAGGGAAGACCTTCATCAAATCCAGCCTGCAGATTTCCCATGAGAAACCCCCAGATCCATCAGCCACCTCTCTGGCCAGGGAGGATACAAGTCCCTGGTCAGTCTCACCAGGAGGGCAACAGCGGCCCTACTGTGAAAGGGCCCCACAGGTTAGTCCCAGCACCCAAGGATATGACAGATGTTCCAACAATGGGGCAGAGCTGGAACCCCAGGTGGGGGCTGCAGCCTTCTGTGGGGCCACCTTCAAACTTGTACGAAAGAGCAAGACTCACAACTGTGTGCCTGAGGCTGGCAGGGCAAGCACAGCCACAAGGCAGCTGGTGGGCAGTGCAAGCTTCCCAGGGCCCCCCGGCAGCCAGCGCATGATTGATTACCGCCACTTTGTGCCCCAGATGCCCTTTGTGCCAGCTGTGGCCAAGAGCATCCCAAGGAAGAGGATCTCCCTGAAACGACCTAAGAAGTGCTTTCGGAACCTATTCCACATTCGCAGAAACAAGACTGAGAACTTGGCCTCACTAGTGACCAAGGGTGAGAGCCTGTCTTCCCTTGGGGAGCCATCAGAGGATGGTGGGCAGCCAGGCAAAACTTTCTTCCCTTTAGGTGAGGGACTGGGGCCAGATAGCCTGTGCCAGGACCTATCTGACAGTGAGCTCCTGCCTGACTCTTCCTTTGACCTCTGCAGGGCCTTGTGTGAGGATGTGGCCTCTCTCAAGAGCTTTGACTCCCTCACAGGTTGTGGGGAGATCTTTGCAGATGAAAACTCAGTGCCATCACTGGAACTGAATGAGGGCCCAGAGAGCCCAGCCCAGGTATCCCAGATCCTTGAAAGCAAGGTTCTTAGGGGCCCTTTCCAGGGCAGTGTGGAACAGCTGGCATCACCTGCCCAAAATGAGATGTCTGACTTTGCCAAGTTCTGGGACAGTGTGAATCACTCTGTGAGGCAGCAGCACCGTGCCCTACTGGGGCCATGGCTGGGGGGTCCCCAGGGGACAGACACAGACCGTCCTAGACTAGATGCAGCTGGGCTTGCTGAGCTACCCCTGTGTCCCTGCAGGGACCCCCACAGTGGCTCCAAAGCTAGCTCCATAGACACAGGTACCCCTAAGAGCGAACAGCCAGAATCCGTGTCCACAAGTGATGAGGGCTACTATGACTCCTTCTCACCTGGCCTTGAGGAGGACAAGAAGGAGGCTTCAAGCTCAGGCACACCTGCAGCTGCCTTCCCCCGTGACAGTTACAGTGGAGACGCCCTCTATGAGCTTTTCTATGACCCCAGCGAGGGCCCTATAGGCCCAAGCCTGGATGATGACTTATGTGTGTCTGAGAGTCTGTCAGGGCCGGCACTAGGAGCGCCACTGTCCATGTGCAGCTTCCACGTGGGGGCAGAGGAGAACTTGGCCCCAGCACCAGGGCCAGATCTGCTCAGCCAGGGCTTTTTGCAAAGCTCTTGGAAGGGCAAGGAGTGCCTGCTAAAGCTCTGTGACACCGAGCTTGCCATCACCATGGGCATTATCAACTGGCTTCGCCGTGGCCCTGAACTCCGTACCCCACCTGCCTCAGCTCCTGGAGAAACTGCAACCTCACCCAGGAGACAAGCAGAGAATCTGGGAGCTGGCTCTGAGGAAAAGGGCCCAGATCCTGTGAAACTGGAGGGCAGGGGGCCTGGGGCTTCAGATGCAGGTAGAACTACTGTGGGCTCAGCACCCAGCAGACAGGAGCTGTGGGCACATTCTCATCCCAAGGGCCTGCTTGCTGGAGAGAGTAAGATCACAGGAGGGTCCAAGCAGGGAACCAGCACTCCGCCTAGGGACTCATCTCTGGAGTGTGCACAAgtgtctggggaaggagggacacaAGGCTGTCATGAaggcttgttttcttctttggggtGTGAAACCTCTGCAACAACAGACACTTCCAGCAAAAATAAGATCCCAAACCCTTGGCCTGGCTTCCAAGAGCCCAGACCTCCTGGGAATTTGGAGTGCTTCCAAGATCCTTGGAGGCCAGATCCTGGCAGAACCATTCTTGATGTAGAACCTCCCCTGATAGGCTGTGTGGCCCAGGTGGCAGCTTTGCACATCCACCCAGACTGCCAACCCCCTTCTATACACCTGCCAAGACAGGACACAAACAATGGGCTCTGCAGGCAGCCTCAGACCAGGGGCCCTGATATTCTTCAGCAGAAACAACCTAACAAATTCCCTAGCATGCCAGTTGTATGTGGCCTGCCCTCCCTGGCTAATCCTCTCCACAGCCCACAGGACCAGAGGTGCGCAGGTCACATCCTGGACCTTAGCCAACTCAGGGTGGAGCCCACCAGGATGGATGCCCAGGCTTATCATGTCTCCATGGATGACCAGCCCCTTCAGCTCAGTTCAAGGGCTGTGGAACAGGCAGCACCTAGGGGCCGGCTGGATTCATAG